From Haemorhous mexicanus isolate bHaeMex1 chromosome 1, bHaeMex1.pri, whole genome shotgun sequence, one genomic window encodes:
- the EPC1 gene encoding enhancer of polycomb homolog 1 isoform X6, with protein MSKLSFRARALDASKPLPVFRCEDLPDLAEYASINRAVPQMPTGMEKEEESEHHLQRAISAQQVYGEKRDNMVIPVPEAESNIAYYESIYPGEFKMPKQLIHIQPFSLDAEQPDYDLDSEDEIFVNKLKKRMDISPLQFEEMIDRLEKGSGQQPVSLQEAKLLLKEDDELIREVYEYWIKKRKNCRGPSLIPAVKQEKRDGSSTNDPYVAFRRRTEKMQTRKNRKNDEASYEKMLKLRRDLSRAVTILEMIKRREKSKRELLHLTLEIMEKRYNLGDYSGEIMSEVMAQRQPLKPTYAIPLIPVTNSSSFKHQEAMELKEYKVKQDKPDVIRPKRKYEKKPKVLPSSAAAAPQQTNPAALPVFNAKDLNQYDFPSSDDEPLSQVLSGSSEAEEENDPDGPFAFRRKAGCQYYAPHLDQPGNWPWSSPKEGRLGDVRYRYCLTTLTVPQRCIGFARRRVGRGGRVLLDRAHSDYDSAFHHLDLESFSSSQHSSISQFANTSETNTSDKSFSKDLSQILVNIKSCRWRHFRPRTPSLHDSDNDELSCRKLYRGLNRTGTAQPGTQTCSTSIQSKSSSGSAHIESETSLGLVHHILNHTDGSKSLQSSEFTEMEKNASRGTRSLHVDFLLSGVCSLISF; from the exons gaaCATCATTTGCAGCGGGCTATCTCAGCACAACAAGTCTATGGAGAGAAGAGGGATAACATGGTTATACCGGTTCCAGAAGCAGAAAGTAATATTGCGTACTATGAATCTATATATCCTGGAGAATTTAAAATGCCAAAGCAGCTGATTCACATACAGC CTTTTAGTTTGGATGCTGAGCAGCCAGATTATGACTTGGATTCGGAAGATGAGATCTTTGTGAATAAGTTGAAGAAAAGAATGGACATCTCTCCTTTGCAATTTGAGGAGATGATAGACAGACTAGAAAAGGGCAGCGGTCAGCAG CCAGTCAGCCTGCAAGAGGCCAAGCTGTTGCTGAAGGAAGATGATGAATTGATCAGAGAAGTATATGAGTACTGgattaaaaagaggaaaaattgtCGAGGTCCTTCACTTATTCCAGCAGTGAAGCAGGAAAAACGAGATGGCTCCAGCACAAATGACCCCTATGTTGCTTTTAGAAGACGAACAGAAAAGATGCAGACACGAAAA AATCGAAAAAATGATGAAGCTTCTTATGAGAAGATGCTGAAGCTGCGGCGAGATCTGAGTCGTGCAGTAACCATCCTGGAGATGataaaaaggagggaaaaaagcaagagagagTTGCTGCATTTAACACTGGAAATTATGGAAAAGAG GTATAATTTGGGTGACTACAGTGGAGAAATCATGTCTGAAGTCATGGCACAGCGGCAGCCGCTTAAACCCACCTATGCTATTCCCCTTATTCCTGTGACTAACAGCAGTTCTTTTAAACACCAAGAAGCTATGGAACTGAAAGAATATAAAGTTAAA CAAGATAAACCTGATGTTATTAGACCCAAAAGAAAGTATGAGAAGAAACCAAAAGTCTTACCTTCatccgctgctgctgctcctcaacAGACAAATCCTGCTGCACTGCCAGTCTTTAATGCTAAAGATTTGAATCAGTATGATTTTCCTAGCTCAGATGATGAACCTCTTTCCCAG GTTTTGTCTGGTTCTTCGGAGgctgaggaagaaaatgatCCCGATGGTCCTTTCGCCTTCCGTAGGAAAGCAGGCTGTCAGTACTACGCT ccTCATTTAGACCAACCTGGCAACTGGCCCTGGAGTAGCCCTAAGGAGGGAAGATTAGGAGATGTGCGTTACAGATACTGCTTAACCACCCTCACAGTCCCCCAGAGGTGTATTGGGTTTGCACGAAGGCGGGTTGGCCGTGGTGGAAG GGTGCTACTAGACAGAGCGCATTCGGACTACGATAGTGCATTTCATCATCTGGATTTGGAAAGCTTTTCCTCATCGCAACACTCTTCAATCAGTCAATTTGCCAATACCTCAGAAACAAATACCTCGGACAAATCTTTCTCAAAAGACCTCAGTCAGATACTAGTCAATATCAAATCATGTAGATGGCGGCATTTTAGGCCTCGGACACCATCCCTacatgacagtgacaatgaTGAACTCTCCTGTAGGAAGTTATACAGGGGTTTAAATCGAACAGGCACAGCACAACCCGGGACCCAGACATGCAGTACCTCTATACAAAGTAAAAGTAGCAGTGGTTCAGCACATATTG AAAGTGAAACATCTTTGGGCCTGGTGCATCACATACTAAATCACACTGATGGCTCTAAGTCTCTCCAATCTTCTGAATTCACTG AAATGGAGAAGAATGCCAGTAGAGGGACCAGGAGCTTACACGtggattttctgctttctggggTATGCtccctgatttctttttaa
- the EPC1 gene encoding enhancer of polycomb homolog 1 isoform X5 has translation MVIPVPEAESNIAYYESIYPGEFKMPKQLIHIQPFSLDAEQPDYDLDSEDEIFVNKLKKRMDISPLQFEEMIDRLEKGSGQQPVSLQEAKLLLKEDDELIREVYEYWIKKRKNCRGPSLIPAVKQEKRDGSSTNDPYVAFRRRTEKMQTRKNRKNDEASYEKMLKLRRDLSRAVTILEMIKRREKSKRELLHLTLEIMEKRYNLGDYSGEIMSEVMAQRQPLKPTYAIPLIPVTNSSSFKHQEAMELKEYKVKQDKPDVIRPKRKYEKKPKVLPSSAAAAPQQTNPAALPVFNAKDLNQYDFPSSDDEPLSQVLSGSSEAEEENDPDGPFAFRRKAGCQYYAPHLDQPGNWPWSSPKEGRLGDVRYRYCLTTLTVPQRCIGFARRRVGRGGRVLLDRAHSDYDSAFHHLDLESFSSSQHSSISQFANTSETNTSDKSFSKDLSQILVNIKSCRWRHFRPRTPSLHDSDNDELSCRKLYRGLNRTGTAQPGTQTCSTSIQSKSSSGSAHIESETSLGLVHHILNHTDGSKSLQSSEFTAFTAEQYQQHQQQLALMQKQQLAQIHQQQANSNSSANTSQNLETNQQESGFRLNLHHSHSVKCLEGTLQGFVSKTLDSVSAQFAASALVTSEQLMGFKMKDDVVLGIGVNGILQASGVYKGLHLSSTTPTALVHTSSSSTAGSALLQPSNITQTSSSHSALSHQVTAANSATTQVLIGNNIRLTVPSSVATVNSITTLNARHIPRTLSAVPSSALKLAAATNCQVPKVPASSSVDAVPRENHETEKPALNNIADNTVAMEVT, from the exons ATGGTTATACCGGTTCCAGAAGCAGAAAGTAATATTGCGTACTATGAATCTATATATCCTGGAGAATTTAAAATGCCAAAGCAGCTGATTCACATACAGC CTTTTAGTTTGGATGCTGAGCAGCCAGATTATGACTTGGATTCGGAAGATGAGATCTTTGTGAATAAGTTGAAGAAAAGAATGGACATCTCTCCTTTGCAATTTGAGGAGATGATAGACAGACTAGAAAAGGGCAGCGGTCAGCAG CCAGTCAGCCTGCAAGAGGCCAAGCTGTTGCTGAAGGAAGATGATGAATTGATCAGAGAAGTATATGAGTACTGgattaaaaagaggaaaaattgtCGAGGTCCTTCACTTATTCCAGCAGTGAAGCAGGAAAAACGAGATGGCTCCAGCACAAATGACCCCTATGTTGCTTTTAGAAGACGAACAGAAAAGATGCAGACACGAAAA AATCGAAAAAATGATGAAGCTTCTTATGAGAAGATGCTGAAGCTGCGGCGAGATCTGAGTCGTGCAGTAACCATCCTGGAGATGataaaaaggagggaaaaaagcaagagagagTTGCTGCATTTAACACTGGAAATTATGGAAAAGAG GTATAATTTGGGTGACTACAGTGGAGAAATCATGTCTGAAGTCATGGCACAGCGGCAGCCGCTTAAACCCACCTATGCTATTCCCCTTATTCCTGTGACTAACAGCAGTTCTTTTAAACACCAAGAAGCTATGGAACTGAAAGAATATAAAGTTAAA CAAGATAAACCTGATGTTATTAGACCCAAAAGAAAGTATGAGAAGAAACCAAAAGTCTTACCTTCatccgctgctgctgctcctcaacAGACAAATCCTGCTGCACTGCCAGTCTTTAATGCTAAAGATTTGAATCAGTATGATTTTCCTAGCTCAGATGATGAACCTCTTTCCCAG GTTTTGTCTGGTTCTTCGGAGgctgaggaagaaaatgatCCCGATGGTCCTTTCGCCTTCCGTAGGAAAGCAGGCTGTCAGTACTACGCT ccTCATTTAGACCAACCTGGCAACTGGCCCTGGAGTAGCCCTAAGGAGGGAAGATTAGGAGATGTGCGTTACAGATACTGCTTAACCACCCTCACAGTCCCCCAGAGGTGTATTGGGTTTGCACGAAGGCGGGTTGGCCGTGGTGGAAG GGTGCTACTAGACAGAGCGCATTCGGACTACGATAGTGCATTTCATCATCTGGATTTGGAAAGCTTTTCCTCATCGCAACACTCTTCAATCAGTCAATTTGCCAATACCTCAGAAACAAATACCTCGGACAAATCTTTCTCAAAAGACCTCAGTCAGATACTAGTCAATATCAAATCATGTAGATGGCGGCATTTTAGGCCTCGGACACCATCCCTacatgacagtgacaatgaTGAACTCTCCTGTAGGAAGTTATACAGGGGTTTAAATCGAACAGGCACAGCACAACCCGGGACCCAGACATGCAGTACCTCTATACAAAGTAAAAGTAGCAGTGGTTCAGCACATATTG AAAGTGAAACATCTTTGGGCCTGGTGCATCACATACTAAATCACACTGATGGCTCTAAGTCTCTCCAATCTTCTGAATTCACTG CATTTACAGCCGAACAATACCAGCAACATCAACAGCAACTGGCACTaatgcagaaacagcagcttgCACAAATTCATCAACAGCAAGCAAATAGTAATTCCTCTGCCAACACATCACAG AACCTTGAAACTAACCAACAGGAAAGTGGCTTTCGCCTGAATCTACATCATAGCCATTCTGTAAAGTGTTTAGAAGGGACACTGCAG GGTTTTGTTTCCAAGACACTGGATTCTGTTAGTGCTCAATTTGCTGCTTCAGCTTTGGTTACATCAGAACAGCTGATGGGATTCAAAATGAAGGATGATGTGGTGCTTGGAATTGGGGTGAATGGCATTCTTCAGGCCTCAG gAGTGTACAAGGGCTTACACCTCAGTAGTACTACACCTACAGCACTTGTCCATACAAGTTCATCGTCAACAGCAGGTTCAGCCTTGTTACAGCCTTCAAATATAACGCAGACTTCAAGTTCCCACAGTGCACTGAGTCACCAAGTAACTGCTGCCAATTCTGCAACAACTCAGGTTCTGATTGGGAACAACATTCGATTAACTGTACCCTCATCAGTTGCCACTGTAAACTCCATTACCACCCTCAATGCCCGGCATATACCTAGGACTTTAAGTGCTGTTCCATCATCTGCCTTAAAGCTGGCTGCAGCAACAAATTGTCAGGTGCCCAAGGTTCCAGCTTCATCCTCTGTGGATGCAGTACCGAG GGAAAACCATGAAACAGAGAAGCCAGCACTGAACAATATAGCGGACAATACAGTAGCAATGGAGGTGACGTAG